CGGATGTGCAGATCGGCCAGACCGTGGAAAAGGAAGTGGACCCTGCATACCTCGGCCGGATCGCGGCTCAGACGGCCCGTCAGGCTATCATGCAGCGCATTCGCCAGTTTGAGAAGGACCGCATCTACGATGACTACAAGGATACTGTGGGTGACATTGTCACGGGGACCGTGCGTCGTCGCGAGCGCGGTGACCTGATCGTCGATCTGGGCAAGGCCGAAGCCATCCTGCCGCCGCGTGAGCGTGTGCCGGGTGAGGACTACGCCCCGGGTGAAAGCATCCGTTGCCTGCTCCTCAAGATCGAGCAGACCAACCGAGGCCCGGATATCATCCTTTCCCGCTCCAATATCAATTTCGTGCGCCGTCTCTTCGAATTGGAAGTGACTGAGATTGCGGATGGCACCGTGACCATCGAAGCGATGGCCCGTGAGGCCGGGTATCGTACAAAGATTGCGGTGCATAGCGCGGACCCGAAGGTGGACCCGGTGGGTGCCTGTGTCGGTGCCCGCGGTGCCCGCGTGAAGACGATTGTCCGTGAACTTGGTGGCGAAAAGATCGACATCATTCGTTATGATCCGGACCCGCTGGTGCTCCTTGAAGAGGCGCTCAAGCCGGCGCTTCCTAAGAACATCAAGGTCAACGAAGTCGAACGCCGCATTCACTTCGATGTGGCTGAGGATGACCTCTCCATCGCGATTGGTCGCCGCGGGTTCAATGCGAAGCTGACTTCACGCCTTCTGGGCTGGAAGCTGGATATCGGCAAGGAAGAGAAGGAAGCAGTCGGGTTTGATGAGAAAGTCGCTCGCGCGGTCGAGGGTATTAACATGATCCCCGGTATCGAGCCTTCGCTGGCCGAGCGTTTGGTTGCCATTGGTCTGGTGAGTGCCGAGGCCTTTGAAGGTGTCTCTGAGGGCGACCTCCTTGATGCCGGTTTCACTTCGGAGGAAGCGACTGATGTCCTGGCCAAGGTGAATGCCTACCTCCAGCAAAACACATAAGTTTACAGATAGATCGTTAATCGCCCGGAAATTATTTCACCCGCATACAAAGAATAGAACTCATACATGAGTGTCCGTATACACCAGCTTTCCAAAGAAATCGGCATGGATAACAAGGAGCTTATTGAGCTCCTGCGAGATCGTGGCTTCGAGGTCAAAAGCGCTTCCAGCACGATCGATAACATCTCTGCCGAATCGCTGGTAGAGGAGTTTACCAAAGAGGAGTCCCCTGCCGCCGAAGCACCTGAAGCAACTGCTGAGGCCGAGGCCGCGCCTGCGGGGCCGAAGATTCCCGAAGGGGCGATCGTCAAGACGGCCGAAGATCTTCAACGTGAGCGCGAAGCGCGCGAGCAGGAAGAGGCCCGTGAAAAGGCTGAAAAGGCCGCCGCCGCTGCGGCCGCGAAAGCACCGCCTCCTGCACCCAAGGCACCTCCGGTTGCCACACCGCCGCGTCCATCGACACCGCCGACTGCCGGCCGTCCGCCCAGCCCGTCCGGTCCCCCGCGTCCGCCGGTGGCTCCGCGTCCGTCGCAACCACCCGTGGCTCCCAAGCCTTCCCAGCCGCCTGTCGCTGGCAAACCGCCCGCACCCGCCGGTCCGCCTAAGGCGGCGACCCCTCCGGTTGTCGCTCCGGCTCCGACTGCCGGCAAACCGGCTGCACCGGCCGCTGGCAAGCCGCCCGCTCCCGCCGGTCCGCCCAAGCCGCCCGCCGGTCCTCCCAAGCCTCCGTCGGCATCCATGCCTCCCTCGGTCCCGAAGCCGCCTGCGCCTGAAGCTGCGGAGGAATCGGCAGAGGACGAAGCTGCCGAGCCTGCCGAAAAGAAGATTCTGCATGCCAAGCCTCCGATCGTGGTTCGTGACTTTGCGGGGCAGATTGGCCTGAAGCCCTTCAAGCTCATTTCCGAACTGATGGAAATGGGGATTTTCGCCTCGATGAACCAGACGATCGAGGAGACGGTTGCGACCAAGTTGGCGGAACGCCACGGTTTTGTTCTTGAGATCCATCACCGTGGTGAAGGTTCCGACAAGCCGGCTGCGAAAAAGAAGGAAGAAAAACCGGCAGAGGACGATCCGCGTTTCCTCAAACCGCGTCCTCCGGTCTGTTGTATTCTCGGACACGTCGACCATGGTAAGACCACGCTACTGGATACGATCCGGAAAGCGAATGTCGCCGGAGATGAAGCGGGTGGGATTACCCAGCACATCGGGGCTTACCAGATTGATCACAATGGAAACAAGATCAGTTTCGTTGACACGCCTGGTCACGCCGCCTTCTCCATGATGCGTTCGCGTGGCGCCAATGTCACCGATATCGCGATTCTCGTGGTCGCGGCTGATGACGGTTTTATGCCGCAGACCGATGAAGCGCTGCGTTTTGCCAAGGCCGCCAACAATGCCATCGTCGTGGCGATCAATAAGATCGACGCGAAGGGGGCGAATGTGGACCGGGTGAAGCAGCAGATGCAAGAGAAGGGAATCGCTCCGGAAGACTGGGGCGGTGAAACGATCTGTGTTGAAATTTCCGCGCTCAAGGGCACGAACATTGATGAGTTGCTCGACATGATCCTGCTCCAAGCTGAAGTGCTTGAGTTGAAGGCCAACCCGAGCTGCGCCGCATCCGGTACCATAGTTGAGTCCCAGATCGAGCAAGGTCGCGGATCCACCGCGACTGTGATCGTGGAGAAGGGCACACTGAAGAAGGGTGACGCGCTGCTCTGTGGTGAGGCTTATTGTAAGGTGAAGTCCATGTTGGATGACGCCGGTAATGTTCTGCGAGACGCGCCGCCGGCCACTCCGGTTAAGATCATGGGCTGGTCGACAACCCCGAAGTCGGGCGCGAAGTTCTCCACGGAGAAGAACGAGAAGATGGCCAAGCGTGCGGCGGAGGAAGCGACTCTGGACCGCAAGCGTGAGGCTGCTTTGCAGGCCAAGGAAGATTCCCAGAAGGCTCCGGCCACCACTGTGGAAGATCTTTTCGCCGCGATCGAAAATCAGCAGAAGAAGTGCCTCCGCGTGATTGTGAAGTCGGACGTGCACGGTTCGGCCGAAGCCTTGGTCAACAGCCTGGAGGCGATCGAGAGCGACAAGGTGGACCTCGACGTCATTTCTTACGGGGTCGGCAATATTACCAAGAACGATATCACGCTGGCCAGTGCCGGTGGCTCCTGCATTGTTGGTTTCAATGTGAAGCTCGATAACGGTGTGCAGAGTCTGGCAAAGCACCACAACGTGCGGATTATCCAGCACGAGATCATCTACGAACTGCTCGATCAGGTCGAAGAAGAGATGGCCGGGTTGCTCGAGGCTGAGATGTCCGAGCGTAAGCTGGGCGCCGCCGAGGTTCGTCAGGTCTTTGGTGTCGGCAAGGGACGCAACGTTGCCGGCTGTATGGTTACCGAGGGTACCATCAACCGCGGCCGCAAGGCCCGTGTTCTTCGCGATGGCGAGTTGATCCACGAAAGCACGATCGATACGCTTCGCCGCTTCAAGGACGACGTCAAGGAAGTGCGCGCCGGCTACGAGTGTGGTATCAATGTTGACGGCTACGATGACTACGAAGAGGGCGACATCATCGAATGCTTCGATGTCGAGGCGATCCGTCCGTCCCTTCGATAACACGCTCCTTTCACATATCTGCTGAAAGGTCCAATCCCTTTCAATTATGTCTAAACGTATTACACGGGTTAACGAATTGTTGCATCGCGAAATCAGCGGGCAACTTCGGCGCTACTACCGCAATGATGCGGTCAATATCACGATCAGCGAGGTGGAAACCTCGACAGACCTGCGAGTGGCCCGCGTGTATTATTCGGTCATCGGAGATGCGCGTGCGATTACGGAGGCCGAAGCCTTGTTCCGTCGGATCGGCGCCGACCTGCGCCGGCGCGTCAGTAAGGAAGTGGTGCTGAAGTATTTCCCGAAATTTGAATATATCTACGATCCTTCGCTGGAGCGGGGGGCCAACATCCTGAACCTACTCGACGAACTCGACGAAGAGAATGATCGCTGAAAGTAAATTTTTCGCAGAAGACAGTGCCCGCTTTGCGGCAGCTCTGGAACAATTAAAGGGCCATAAGGTTGCGGTCCTCGGGCATGTCCGGCCGGATGGCGATTGCATCGGGTCCATCGTGGCGATGGTTCGCTTGCTCCGGAGTCAGGGGATCGAAGCCATTGGCGTAAATCGGGATCCGGTGCCCATGAACCTATGCGATTTCGTTGCCGATACCCCCTTGGTACGCTCCGAGGACTTTGAGCTGGATGGCCACATCGCTGTCACGGTCGATAGCGCTGATTTTAAGCGAGTGGGGGACCGGCTGAATGAGCTCTTTCCCGAAGTCGCGCTTAACGTGGACCACCATATTTCCAACAAAGCCTATGCCGCGGAAAACTTGATTATCGACCATGCTTCCGCGACGGCCGAGATTCTTGCCGGCTTCTTTCTTGATCTGGGATTGCCCATTGATCCGGTTATGGCCCAGGCCCTCTACGTCGGGATTGCCACGGATACGGGACAGTTCCGTTTCCCTTCAACGACTCCGGAGACCTTCGAAATTACACGTCAGCTCTGCGAGCATGGCGCGCGACCTGCCGCGGCTGCTCATGAGTTGTACGAACGCGAAAGCTTTGCCAAGATCAAGCTGCTGCAGGCCTTCCTGGCCTCGCTTCGTATGGAAGTGGAGGACCGTGTTTGCGTCGGTTTGCTGGAAGACGGCGTGTACGACGAAACGGGTGCGACGGTGGAAGATTCCGAGGGGCTTGTCGATTACGCGCGTTCGATTGAAGGCGTGGATGTGGGGGTCTTGCTGGAGCAGCGGGGACGTTCGCTCAAGGGCAGCCTGCGGGCCAAGGATCCGTTCTTCCGCGTCGATCAGGTCGCTAAGTTGTTTCATGGGGGCGGCCACGCATGTGCGGCCGGTCTGAATGTTGAGGACAGCTCGATCGAGGAGTTTCTGCCGCAGCTGATCGAAGCCATCCGTGCCCATCTGGCCGAGCTCGGGCAGCCGGCATAGCCTGTTTTATTAACTGATTATTTCCTGTTATGAGTGAAGACCCTGAAGGCATTCTTCTGGTAGATAAGCCGCAAGGTATTACCTCGCACGATGTTGTGGCCCGCTGTCGCCGGATCTTCCGGATCAAGAAGGTGGGCCATGCCGGAACTTTGGATCCGATGGCGACCGGATTGCTGATCATGCTGATCGGTCGGGCGACGAAGGTGTCCCAGTACATGATGAGCATGGACAAGGAATACATCGGTACGGTCAAATTGGGCGAAGTGACTGACTCGCAGGATGCCGACGGTGAGATTATTGCCCAGGCGCCGGTCCCCGAATTGTCGGAGGACGACGTGAAGGCTCACATGAAAGCCTTTCTGGGCGATCAATATCAGACGCCGCCCATGTATTCGGCCAAGAAGGTGAATGGGCAGCCGCTCTACAAGCTTGCGCGTAAGGGGCAGACAGTGGCTCGTGAGCCTCGGGTCATTCATATCAGCCGATTTGAACTGACCAAGTTCGACTTGCCCTACCTGAGCTTTGTCGTGGGGTGCAGCAAGGGTGCGTACATCCGGACAGTGGCTCATGATCTCGGTGAACGCATCGGTTGCGGGGGACATCTTTGTGAGCTTCGCCGTACGGGTATCGGCAATTTTCGTATTGAGAATGCGGATACTCTGGAAACCCTTCAGGAACTTTCCCCGACGAGCCTCCGCCGCAAGTTGATTCCCATTTTTCAGGCCGTGCCCAGTCACGTGCTTTAAGCCCTCCATGGATTACCCCGCCAGTGTAGAACGCTTCGATGAGCTGGACGGCCTGCAAGGCCCCCTGCATTTGGCCATCGGTGTCTTCGACGGGGTACATCTGGGGCACAAGGCAGTGATTGATTCGGCGGTCTTTTCCGCGCGTCGAGCCGGTGGGGTGGCCGGGGTCTTGACATTTGATCCGCATCCGAGCCGGCTTTTCCGGCCGGAGGAGCCCACGCGCTTGCTTGTCGGGATTGATGCCAAGGTCCGACTGCTGCATTCGGTCGGGGTGGATGTTGTCATTCGAAAGCACTTCGACCGCGACTATGCTTCAATTCCGGCTGAGTGTTTCCTTCAGGAACTCAAGACTGCGATCCCGCAGCTGGCTGCGATCTACGTCGGGGAGAATTTCCGATTCGGTAAGAAGCGCTCCGGTGATGTGAATACACTGGTTGAAACCGGAGCAGCCTTGGGGGTGGGCGTTTTCAGTGTCGACCGCATTAAGCTGAACGGGATGCCGATCAGTAGTACGCGGATCCGTGGGGAACTCGAGTCCGGTAAGATCGAGAGTGTGAATGCCTTGTTGGGCTATAACTATTTTGCCGAGGGGCAGGTTGTCTCCGGAGCCCGCTTGGGACGTACGATCGGGTTTCCTACCCTCAATCTGCCTTGGGATCCGGAATGTCGCCCCTGCTTCGGGGTCTACCTCGTGCGTTTTCGTCAACCGGGAACGGCGGTATGGGCGTATGGTGTGGCCAACTACGGGGTGAAGCCGACGGTTCAGTCGGAATCACAGGTGCCTGCTTTGGAGGTGCATGCGCTTGAGGCGACCGGGCTGGATACCGGAGACAGTCTTTACGTGGAGTGGCTTCGTTTTATACGCCCGGAGCAGAAGTTTGAATCGCTGGAGGCCCTCAAAGCGCAGATTGCCGAGGATGCGGCCACGGCGCGTAATCTGGCTGCACATGTCTGAGCGCATTCTTGAATTCGAGGTGCCGGCGGATGTCCGTTCCGAACGGGCCGATAAATTCTTTGCCGCCAAATTCGAGGATGTCAGCCGGGCGCGCTTGCAACGGGCCTTCGAGGCCGGTCAGGTGACTTTTGACGGGGAAGTGATCGACAAGCGTTTCAAGTTGTCGCGACCCGGCTTGTTGCGCGCGATTCTGGACGAGCCGGATGCCGAACAGGGGCCTCAGGCGGTTGCCATGCCTCTGGATGTCATCTACGAGGATGCTTCCATCGTCGTCGTCAACAAGGTTGCGGGTATGGTGACACATCCGGGGAGCGGTACCGGCGATGATACGCTTGTTCATGCACTCCTGCACCATTGTGGTGGGGTACTCAGTTCGGTCGGTGCGCCGGAACGTCCGGGAATCGTGCATAGGCTGGACAAGGAAACTAGTGGACTGATTGTCGTGGCCAAGAATGATTTGGCGCATCACCGACTCGCCGCAGCATTCAGCGCGAGGGAGACCTTTAAACGATACACCGCATTGGTGCTCGGCGTTCCCAAACGTGCCTCAGGCACATGCCTCGAACCGATTGGCCGCCATCCGGTGCATCGGACCCGTATGGCCGTGGTCCGCGGAGGGCGCGAGGCGCACACCGATTGGTCGGTGGTCGAAACATATGCCAAACAAGCAGCCTGTGTACATTGCGTGATTCATACCGGCCGCACGCACCAGATCCGCGTGCACCTGAGCCATCTCAAGCATCCTTTGTTGGGGGACAGCACCTACGGCTTCAAACCCACTCGCTTGCCGGGCATCGATGTGCCCCGTGTGATGTTGCACTCCACCGAACTCCACATCCAACACCCCGAGCGAGACGAATTGATGCGCTTTATCGCTCCCTTACCCCAGGATTTTGCAGACCTCATCGCACGCCTAAAACAAGGCTGACCGGGGGGGGCTGTAATCCGAGGCTTGCGCAGGCAAGTTTTCGGGTAGTTTTGGACATGCCCTGCATCGGGGATGCCTTTAGGCGTTTGGATTTGTGCCTTGCAGCAGTTCGGCGGCGATGCCGTAGCGCAGGTTATAAAAGGAATGCGTGAGTTCTGTACGCCGGGCAGTTCGAAGGACGGCTTCGATTGTGATGAGTGCGGTGGGGATGATGTCGGCGCGTGATGCCGGCAGGTGGGGGACCGCCATCCGCTCGTGAAGGGGCATTTGGCAGAGCTCGGCTTTCAGGCGGTTGATGTCTTCGAGCCTTAGTACAGGTGGAATGGCTTCGATGTCCTTACTCTGCTGAAAGGCGAGCATTGCCCGTGAAATGACGAAGGCGCCACCAGTGACGAGCAGGGGCAGTTGCTGTGGCTCGAAACTAAAACCTGCCTGACGTATGGTCTCCGTGACGTGGGCACGAATCGCCTGCTCGGTTACTTCTGAAACAGTTGCGTCCCGGTTCTCAATGAAGCGTTCGGTCAAGCGGACCGCCCCGAGTTGAAGGGAAATGGCCTGCTCAATGGCAGCATTGTGGAATCGAATCAGTTCCAGACTGCCGCCTCCGATATCCATCTGTATGAAATCGCGGATTCCGGCGACATGTGGGTCGCATGCCAGACCCCGCCCAATATACGTCGCCTCCTCGGTGCCTTTGAGTACCCGGATTTTAAAGCCGGTGACATCTTCCACCATGGTGGTGAAATCCATTCCGTTAATCGCATCCCGGACCGCGCTGGTTGCCACAATGGTTACCTGTGCCGGTTCGTACTGATGAGCGAGGCGCAGCAGTTCCACGATGGTCGCACAGCCTTTTTTCATGGCCTCATCCGTGAGGCTGGGCAGGGTTTTACTGATTCCCGCGCTGATCCGGGTCTCAATGGTTTCGACGAAACAAGTGTCGATCGTGCCCGGATGGGACCCTTGCCGGGCGACCAGAAGCTTGATCGAATTGCTCCCGACATCAATAACAGCGACTTTGGCAGAGGATGACATGGAGTGGATCTTTCAGACTGTGCAGAGGCTGGCAAAATCTTTCCGCGTCTCGAAGGCGGGTTCCGGAAGGCGATGGATTGGAGTTGCAAAGCAGGCGGACTGTCGATGAAAACGGTGCATGTTTTACGATGAGGTCAAGGTCAGCTTCAAGGCAGGCAAAGGCGGGGACGGATGTTTCAGCTTTCGCCGGGCCAAGTATGAGCCCAAGGGTGGGCCCGACGGAGGAAATGGCGGCCGCGGCGGCAATGTGTTCATCGTGGGCGACACGAATGTCGCGGATTTGACGGACTTTCATTTCAAGCCCGGCTGGGCGGCGAAGAACGGGGAGCCCGGTCGTGGCAGCAACCAGCACGGGGCGAAAGGCGAGGACCTGATCCTTCGCCTGCCGGTTGGCACGGTCGTGGTGGACCGTGAGACTGACGAGGTTGTGGCCGAGGTGCTGGAGCATGGCGACCAGGTCTTGCTGCTTGAGGGCGGCGAAGGCGGCAAGGGCAACGATGAGTTCAAGTCCTCGACCAACCAGGCACCCCGGCAATATACCTTGGGAAAGCCGGGAGACGCCGGCGACTTCAGGCTGGTGGTCAAGACGATTGCCGACGTGGGCCTGATCGGCTTTCCAAATGCAGGGAAATCGACCTTGCTGAACATGATGACCAATGCGCACCCGAAGACGGGCGCATATCCCTTTACCACCATGTTTCCCACCGTAGGCGTTCTGGAGTATCCGGAGCAGTACGAGCGGATCACGTTGGCCGATATTCCGGGATTGATCGAGGGGGCGAGCGAGAACCGTGGTCTGGGGCATCGTTTCCTCAAGCATGTGGAGCGCTGCAAGGTACTACTCATCATGATCGATATGGAAGGGACGGACGGACGTGAGCCGCTCTCGGACTACCGGGTCCTCGTGAATGAGTTGAAGCTTTACATGCCCGGATTGGCGCGGAAGCCGGTCCTGGTCGCGGCCAACAAAATGGACGAGCCGAATGCCGTGGAGAATTTGAAGCTCTTCAAGAAGAAGCTGAAGCTGGAGCAGGTTTATCCCATCTCCTGTGTGTCGGATGAGGGCTTTGAGACACTCAAGCAGGCGATGTTAAAGGAGGTTCTCGAGGTGCGGAAAGCGGAAGCCGAGGCCGCCGAAGAAGGCGAGTCTGAGGATCTGGAATACTAGAGCGCCCGGGCACTTTCCGGCACGAAATACCTTTTCAAGTCTGCCCGAACTGCTTTCCTTGGCAGTTCATGACTCCCCCCCGTCGACTGGATATAGGCTCGGATGATTTCGAGCGCAAACCGGAGCTTCAGAGCCATTTGGCTTGGGAGAGCTTTCTGGCGCTGGCGCGGCAGCCCCATCGCGTTCTCCTGACCGACCGCACGCACCAGCGCCGTGCGATGAAGAGCGGATTTGTTCTGGCGCTCTCCTGGATGCTTTCCCGCCGTCTCCGCGAATGGACTTCGCAGGCACGGGTCGGGATTGTCTTTCCTCCCGGGATCGGGGGGTACATCGCAAATCTGGCGGTGGTCCTGGCCGGCAAGGTACCGGTCAATCTCAACTTCACGCTTGGTCCGGCCTCGATCGAGGCCTGTCTGCGCAAGGCGGAGTTGGACTGCATCCTCAGCGCACCGGCGGTGCAGGCGAAGATTCCTCATTTTCCCTGGCCCGAATCCGGGGTGGTGGATTTGGTGGAAGCGCTGCGCGCGCTCCCCAAGGTCAAGACGCTGGCCCTGCTTGCCGCGATCTATGCACTACCGGCCAAATTGCTGGCAAAGCTGTTAAAGATTCCCCGCAGAGGCGGGAATCAGGAGGCCGGATTGCTTTTCACCAGTGGCAGTGTGGGCGAACCGAAAGGGGTCGCGCTGACCCACCGGAATATTCTCGGCAATTGTCTGCAGATCGACAGTTCCGGGCTCCTGCCCCGAACCGAGAAGATCCTGGCGAACCTCCCCATCTTTCACAGCTTCGGATTTACCGTGACCCTGTGGTATCCGTTGTTGCGCGGCTGCGGGGTGGTGACGGTTCCTTCGCCGCTGGAGTGTAAAAAAGTGGCCGAGGCGATCGAGGCGGAACAGGCGACCATCCTCATCGGGACACCGACCTTTTATAAGCCCTATTTCAAACGGGTTGAGCCGGAGCAGCTGAAGTCGCTGAAGTATGTTGTCTCCGGTGCGGAAAAGACACCGCCGGGCTTTGCGGATCATTGGGAATCGACCTTTGGAAGCACTTATTTGGAAGGCTACGGCCTGACCGAGACCTCTCCGGTGGTCAGTGTCAACCTCCCTAAGACCCCCCAGGGCGGCGACTATCCCGGGGAGTCGAAGGATGGCAACCGCCGCGGCTCCGTGGGGCGTCTTCTTCCCGGGCAGGCGGCCCGTATCCTCGATCCGGACACCCTGGGCGATCTACCGGTCGACCGAACCGGTATCCTCGCGTTGAAAGGTCCGAATATCTTTGAAGGCTACTTGAACGATTCCATACGCACCGTCGAAGTGAAGCAGGACGAATGGTTCATCACTGGGGACCTCGCCCGGTTCGACGCGGATGGGTTTCTTTTCATTGAGGGACGCTTGTCGCGCTTTTCCAAAATCGCGGGCGAGATGGTCCCTCACGGCACGATCGAGCAATATTTGAACGAATCCTATGGCTTGCTGGATGCGGAACAGCCGCTGCTGGCGGTTGCCGGACGCCCGGATCCGGCAAAGGGGGAGGCGCTGGTGCTACTGGCCGCGATGGATCTCAACTTGGATGAGGTGCGCGACAAGTTGACCGCCGCAGGCCTGCCCAACTTATGGATCCCGAAGGAGATCAAGCGTCTCGAGGCGATTCCCACCCTGGCTACCGGCAAGCTGGACTTGCGGGCCATTCAGGCGATTGCCCTGTCGTAGAATGCTTCATTCCGGAGAATCGGCTTTTCCGAAAAAATTTCTAATAAAGCACTCCTTTCATGCGTTGTTCATGTGAAACCGTCCGGTAGCGCTGCCGGTTTCACCTTCAATCCAAGATGAAAAATGAACAAGCCAGCTCTGATTCTGAGTGGATGCGCTCCATGGTGGCAGCGCATGCAGCCGACCTTACCCGTTATGCTGCGTCCATTCTTGGTGATGCCGATGCGGCCAAGGATGTTGTACAGGACAGCTTTATCAAACTATGGCAGGAACCCCGCGCGACGGTCGCCGATCACGTGCGACCCTGGCTCTTCCGTGTTTGCCGGAACCGGGCCTTGGATGTCCGGCGGAAAGGCGGGCGCATGAAACCGCTCGACGAAATGCAGACCGACCGTACGCCGGTCGAATCGCCCGGTCCGGAGGCAGTGGCTGAGACCCGGGACAGCCACGCCCAGTTGCTGCGCATGATGCAGGGGCTGCCGGAACACCAAAGAGAGGTCGTTCGCCTGAAATTCCAGAACGGCCTCAGCTACAAGGAAATCGCTTCGATCACCGAGCTTAGCGTGACGAATGTCGGCTTCCTTCTCCATACCGCACTAAAGACCCTCCGCGCGCAGGTCGCCGCGGTCGGCGAGTAACACGAAAGGAGAAAACCAAGATGAAAATTTTACCAGATGATCCCCGACTCACC
The nucleotide sequence above comes from Coraliomargarita parva. Encoded proteins:
- the ribF gene encoding riboflavin biosynthesis protein RibF; the protein is MDYPASVERFDELDGLQGPLHLAIGVFDGVHLGHKAVIDSAVFSARRAGGVAGVLTFDPHPSRLFRPEEPTRLLVGIDAKVRLLHSVGVDVVIRKHFDRDYASIPAECFLQELKTAIPQLAAIYVGENFRFGKKRSGDVNTLVETGAALGVGVFSVDRIKLNGMPISSTRIRGELESGKIESVNALLGYNYFAEGQVVSGARLGRTIGFPTLNLPWDPECRPCFGVYLVRFRQPGTAVWAYGVANYGVKPTVQSESQVPALEVHALEATGLDTGDSLYVEWLRFIRPEQKFESLEALKAQIAEDAATARNLAAHV
- the infB gene encoding translation initiation factor IF-2; amino-acid sequence: MSVRIHQLSKEIGMDNKELIELLRDRGFEVKSASSTIDNISAESLVEEFTKEESPAAEAPEATAEAEAAPAGPKIPEGAIVKTAEDLQREREAREQEEAREKAEKAAAAAAAKAPPPAPKAPPVATPPRPSTPPTAGRPPSPSGPPRPPVAPRPSQPPVAPKPSQPPVAGKPPAPAGPPKAATPPVVAPAPTAGKPAAPAAGKPPAPAGPPKPPAGPPKPPSASMPPSVPKPPAPEAAEESAEDEAAEPAEKKILHAKPPIVVRDFAGQIGLKPFKLISELMEMGIFASMNQTIEETVATKLAERHGFVLEIHHRGEGSDKPAAKKKEEKPAEDDPRFLKPRPPVCCILGHVDHGKTTLLDTIRKANVAGDEAGGITQHIGAYQIDHNGNKISFVDTPGHAAFSMMRSRGANVTDIAILVVAADDGFMPQTDEALRFAKAANNAIVVAINKIDAKGANVDRVKQQMQEKGIAPEDWGGETICVEISALKGTNIDELLDMILLQAEVLELKANPSCAASGTIVESQIEQGRGSTATVIVEKGTLKKGDALLCGEAYCKVKSMLDDAGNVLRDAPPATPVKIMGWSTTPKSGAKFSTEKNEKMAKRAAEEATLDRKREAALQAKEDSQKAPATTVEDLFAAIENQQKKCLRVIVKSDVHGSAEALVNSLEAIESDKVDLDVISYGVGNITKNDITLASAGGSCIVGFNVKLDNGVQSLAKHHNVRIIQHEIIYELLDQVEEEMAGLLEAEMSERKLGAAEVRQVFGVGKGRNVAGCMVTEGTINRGRKARVLRDGELIHESTIDTLRRFKDDVKEVRAGYECGINVDGYDDYEEGDIIECFDVEAIRPSLR
- a CDS encoding RluA family pseudouridine synthase; translation: MSERILEFEVPADVRSERADKFFAAKFEDVSRARLQRAFEAGQVTFDGEVIDKRFKLSRPGLLRAILDEPDAEQGPQAVAMPLDVIYEDASIVVVNKVAGMVTHPGSGTGDDTLVHALLHHCGGVLSSVGAPERPGIVHRLDKETSGLIVVAKNDLAHHRLAAAFSARETFKRYTALVLGVPKRASGTCLEPIGRHPVHRTRMAVVRGGREAHTDWSVVETYAKQAACVHCVIHTGRTHQIRVHLSHLKHPLLGDSTYGFKPTRLPGIDVPRVMLHSTELHIQHPERDELMRFIAPLPQDFADLIARLKQG
- the nusA gene encoding transcription termination factor NusA, which codes for MEKEKGINRQDMIAAIASAIASAAQKGISAGQDIRVEINPRTGALKAWSILNVVDSVSDPALEIHIEKARQIDPDVQIGQTVEKEVDPAYLGRIAAQTARQAIMQRIRQFEKDRIYDDYKDTVGDIVTGTVRRRERGDLIVDLGKAEAILPPRERVPGEDYAPGESIRCLLLKIEQTNRGPDIILSRSNINFVRRLFELEVTEIADGTVTIEAMAREAGYRTKIAVHSADPKVDPVGACVGARGARVKTIVRELGGEKIDIIRYDPDPLVLLEEALKPALPKNIKVNEVERRIHFDVAEDDLSIAIGRRGFNAKLTSRLLGWKLDIGKEEKEAVGFDEKVARAVEGINMIPGIEPSLAERLVAIGLVSAEAFEGVSEGDLLDAGFTSEEATDVLAKVNAYLQQNT
- a CDS encoding Ppx/GppA phosphatase family protein, translated to MSSSAKVAVIDVGSNSIKLLVARQGSHPGTIDTCFVETIETRISAGISKTLPSLTDEAMKKGCATIVELLRLAHQYEPAQVTIVATSAVRDAINGMDFTTMVEDVTGFKIRVLKGTEEATYIGRGLACDPHVAGIRDFIQMDIGGGSLELIRFHNAAIEQAISLQLGAVRLTERFIENRDATVSEVTEQAIRAHVTETIRQAGFSFEPQQLPLLVTGGAFVISRAMLAFQQSKDIEAIPPVLRLEDINRLKAELCQMPLHERMAVPHLPASRADIIPTALITIEAVLRTARRTELTHSFYNLRYGIAAELLQGTNPNA
- the rbfA gene encoding 30S ribosome-binding factor RbfA, with the translated sequence MSKRITRVNELLHREISGQLRRYYRNDAVNITISEVETSTDLRVARVYYSVIGDARAITEAEALFRRIGADLRRRVSKEVVLKYFPKFEYIYDPSLERGANILNLLDELDEENDR
- the truB gene encoding tRNA pseudouridine(55) synthase TruB gives rise to the protein MSEDPEGILLVDKPQGITSHDVVARCRRIFRIKKVGHAGTLDPMATGLLIMLIGRATKVSQYMMSMDKEYIGTVKLGEVTDSQDADGEIIAQAPVPELSEDDVKAHMKAFLGDQYQTPPMYSAKKVNGQPLYKLARKGQTVAREPRVIHISRFELTKFDLPYLSFVVGCSKGAYIRTVAHDLGERIGCGGHLCELRRTGIGNFRIENADTLETLQELSPTSLRRKLIPIFQAVPSHVL
- a CDS encoding DHH family phosphoesterase, whose translation is MIAESKFFAEDSARFAAALEQLKGHKVAVLGHVRPDGDCIGSIVAMVRLLRSQGIEAIGVNRDPVPMNLCDFVADTPLVRSEDFELDGHIAVTVDSADFKRVGDRLNELFPEVALNVDHHISNKAYAAENLIIDHASATAEILAGFFLDLGLPIDPVMAQALYVGIATDTGQFRFPSTTPETFEITRQLCEHGARPAAAAHELYERESFAKIKLLQAFLASLRMEVEDRVCVGLLEDGVYDETGATVEDSEGLVDYARSIEGVDVGVLLEQRGRSLKGSLRAKDPFFRVDQVAKLFHGGGHACAAGLNVEDSSIEEFLPQLIEAIRAHLAELGQPA